GCCCTTTATGTGACAAGTCAAGTCCATTTGGCCAGTCGGTCGTTGGGGTTTTGACATCTTTAAAGGTCCAGACAGCTAAGTTATCGTAGTGTCCCGATTGATTGTGGTAGTTGATTCGAAGGTAACCTTTTTTCAAAGGTCGATAAGCGTGCGCATGGTAATTCTCGTCTATCCAAACTTCATTCATTTTTGGCGTGAGAAGCGAGATGTGCTGGTCCTTTGAAAGATTCTCTCCAGCTTTATTATTAATGAGATAAGACACTTGCTGGCGGTGTTTAGCTGCTAGTGGCACATCTAGATAATAGCCATAGTCATCTTTTTTCGCTTTTGTCATGGTGATAGCACCATTTGGCCAATCCTTTGAAGGTTGATCCACATCTCCCCACACCCAAAGTCCCAAGCTTCCTAGCGACTCACCAGCTGGCAATGTTTTAAAATGCATACGCAAATGATGCTCAGCAATACTAGCAGGATTAGCTGACGAGCTGTCTAAAACTGGTTTTGCCTCCTTGCTAGACGATTGAAGACCATCACCAGATTTAGCATTGCCATCTCCTTGTTGAGCTTCATCGCGGGCTAGTCCAACAATGGTTTTAGCAGCAACTTGATGTGTTAAGATACTAGGGGTGCACCCTAACACGACAGTCCCAGTTGCAGCGATTACAAAACCTATCCCCCACTTTTTTAACAGATATTGATAGCGCTTTGATCCTTGGTTGACTTTCTTTTTCATAAGACCTCCATTTAGTATAACATTCAAACAAGACTATCTTATCACATTGCGCAAGCGCTTGCAAGACATGCCGCACTTCAACTTAGAACACAGCTCAAACAATGACTATCACCCCTTAATAGGATCTCAAAAATTAAACAGCCAAAACGAGTTTCCACTCGCTTGGCTGTTGGGTAAACTCAAATCACATACAGCTGCTAGGCCTTCAGTTTGAGACAAAAGGCATCCCAAGGTTGTAAGTGCTTGGTCTCTAATACCGTGTCCACATCTGTATTGGCGATGATCACTTGTGCACCTGCTAAGTCTGTGGCAAAGACTTGCTCCTCATCAGACACATTGACAACAATCACATACGTCTCTTCTCCAAGCTGACGCTGATAAGCAAACACTTTATCAGCTGTTGGCAAGAGGTGATAATCCGCTTCAACTAGCCAGTCTTGCTCCTTACGCAAGGCAATCAATTTTTGGTAGGTGTAAAAAATAGAGTCTGGATCAGCAAGGGCATCGGCCACATTGATGTCTTGGTAGTTGGGGTTGACCGGCAACCAAGTCTCTTTTGCTTCAGAAAAGCCAGCATGTGTGTCCTTAGACCACTGCATCGGCGTTCTAGCATTGTCTCGTCCTACCTTACGGATGCTATCCATCACACGCGCAGCTGACACTCCATTTCCCATAGCTTCCTTAGCATAGTTAAGGGACTCAATATCATTAACCTCGGTTAAGTCTTTAAAAGGATAATTGGTCATGCCAATCTCTTCTCCTTGGTAAATGTAAGGGGTTCCTCGCATCAAATGCAGTAAAATAGCTAAAGCCTTGGCTGATTTTTCTCGGTAAGTGCTGTCATTGCCCCAAATGGATAAGACCCGTGGCAAGTCATGGTTATTCCAAAAAAGCGAATTCCAGCCTTCTCCTAACTTTAATTCTGTCTGCCACTTGCTAAAAATAGCTTTCAGAGCAGGCACGTCTAATTCTTTGGCATAATCCCACTTGGGAGCGTCAGGTTTATGTTGAAGACCCACATGCTCAAATTGGAAGACCATGGATAACTCTTTGTTTTCAGGGCGAGAATACTGGCGAGCAATTTCAGGCGTTGCTCCCCAAGTCTCACCGACTGTCATCACGTCATGGTTGCCAAAGGTTGCTTGATTCATTTCTTTGAGGTAATCGTGTAAGCGCGGCCCGTTACCCGTGATCTCCAAGTCAGGAACCTTCCCAATCAGGTCAATCACATCCATACGAAAACCACCGATGCCTTTGGCAATCCAGAAATTCATCATATCGTAAATTTTTTGGCGCAGCTGAGCATTTTCCCAGTTCAAATCAGGCTGTTTCTTGCTAAACAAATGCAGGTAATATTGTCCTGATGCCTCATCCAATTCCCAAGCAGATCCTGAAAAAATAGACATGAGGTTGTTTGGCTCGTCACGCCAAATATAGTAATCACGCTCAGGACTATTGGGATTTTCTCTAGCTTCAACAAACCAAGCATGCTCATCAGACGTATGGTTGACCACCAAGTCCATGATAATCTTAATGCCTCGCTCATTAGCTGCTGCTAAGAGCTCATCCATATCTGCCATGTCTCCAAAAACATCAGCAATCGCTTCATAGTCAGAGATGTCATAACCATTGTCATCCATTGGACTTTGGTAAACAGGAGATAACCAAATGGCTGTAATGCCAAGTTTTTGCAAGTAGTCCAGTTGACTGGTAATGCCTTTTAAATCACCAATACCATTGCCGCTGGTGTCTTTAAAGGACCTTGGGTAAATCTGATAAATCGTAGCTTTATGCCACCAGTGTTTCTTCATTATTCTTCTCCTATTAATCATTCATTCATCTTTTATTTTAACGTTTTTTCTCTTTTTGTGCAATCGTTTGCGCAAATAACATGATAAAAAGGCTGGAACCCAACCTTTTTATGAATATCGCTTATACCTTAACGAATAGCTTGTTCGGTATCTCTGTCAAAGAAATGCCCCTTAGCCACATTAAAGGTCAAGCTAACTTGCTCCCCTGGACTATGGAAATCACGCGCATCTACACGAGAAGCAAACTCAGTTTGTCCAAGCTTGACATAGAGCATCGTCTCAGAGCCCAGTAACTCAGAAACCAAAACTTCTGCTGTGACAGTTGCACTTGGATAAGTATCATGCACGATTTGTCTACTAGAAATGTCTTCTGGACGAATACCAAAAGTGACTTTTTCCCCCTTGTAACCAGCAGCTTCAAGCATTTTTGCTTGTCCTTCTGGAATAGCAATGTCAAGACCATCTTCACTCACAATGCGGCCATCTTTAACTTCCACTTCAAAAAAGTTCATGGCAGGGCTTCCGATAAAACCGGCAACGAATTTATTAGCTGGAAGGTTGTACAATTCTTGTGGCGAGCCGACTTGCTCAATTTTACCAATCGTTCCATTACCTTGAGGGTTTTTAGTGGCACTCATGATAACGATACGGTCTGCCAAAGTCATGGCTTCGGTTTGGTCATGGGTAACGTAAATAGTTGTTGAGCCGATACGACGGTGAATTTTAGCAATTTCAGCACGCATAGACACACGAAGCTTCGCATCCAAGTTTGACAAAGGCTCATCCATCAAGAATACCTTAGCATCACGGACAATAGCACGCCCCATGGCAACACGCTGACGTTGACCACCAGACAGGTCAGCCGGTTTACGCTCTAAAAATTCGGTCAAACCAAGAATCTGCGCAGCTTCCTTGACACGACGGTCAATATCATCTTTTTTGTACTTACGTAATTTCAAACCAAAGGCCATGTTATCATACACAGTCATGTGTGGGTAAAGGGCGTAGTTTTGAAAGACCATGGCAATATCACGGTCTTTAGGAGACTTGTCATTCACCACTTCGCCACCGATTTTTAACTCTCCTTCAGAAATGTCCTCAAGACCTGCAATCATACGAAGAGTAGTCGATTTACCACATCCTGAAGGTCCAACAAAGACGATAAATTCTTTGTCTTTAATGTCTAAGTCAAAATCTTCAACGGCATAATGAGTAGTATTTGGGTATTTTTTATAGATGTGATTTAGATTTAATTCAACCATGTGTAACTCCTATTTGAACAGCAAACGTTCTAGCTGACTGCAAAGCTAGAAACCACTGATATCTTTTATATGATGCTTTTATTATAACAAAAATAGCGCTTTCAAAACAGAGACAAAGCGACCAAACTTCTTTGGGCAACTTGCACAATAGCAGGGCTAGTCAAGTCGTAAAGACCCATAAAACAAGAAAACCATGTAAACACAGGCCGGTCACAGGAGCCAAAACAAGCTGAACGATCTATCATTCTCCCTATCAGCTACAGTCCAGGCAGCAAAAAAGAAAGCCCTGTGCCTTTCCTAATATTTCAACAAAAAGAGATGAGCAAAGGCTAAATCATCCAATTGCTTCAAGTGGAGTCCTGATTGCTGAGCAAATTTATCAAGTTTGTATTGCAAGGAGTTACGGTGAATATACAAGCGCTGCGCTGTCTGCACCAGATTGCCGTGTTCTGACCATAGCGCGTGAACCACATCGGCCATATCACTTTGAGGACTTAGGAATTGGTGAAACTGACGCGTCAATGCCAAAAAAGTGTGGTGCGACAGCAAAGACCACAGCATCAGTCCTGAAAATGTTAATAATTTTCTGCCTGATTGTTGCCTTAAATAGGCCGTTAACAGCTGACATTCCTCCTCAAAACACTCTCTCAATGTACCCGCAGCTACCTGATACCAGGCATTTCCAACAAACATGGTTAAGGCCAAACCAAAATCACTTTCTAGCGTTGGCAGGAGATCTTCAAGCCAGCGCAAGACCTTTATTGAGATTGCTTGTCGGCATAAAAATGCCGTTTGGGTTGCACTGATAGGCAAAATGACTTCAAGCCCTGCAATCATTTGTTGGAGCAACTCAACTAAGTCATCTGGTAAAGCCTGCTGATGATTAAGGTAAATGAACTGAGAAGTCTCATACAGCTGAGGGGGATTGCCCTGATGATCAAGCAAATACCGCTGCCAAGGTGACCCTAGCGGCTGCAAGACCTCACACTGACCCAGCCCCACCTCAAGTAATAAGCGCTCTTTTTCGGATAAACATGATTTGGGAAAATGCACATATTGGTCCCCTTCTTTGATACTCATCCAATCTTTATCTCCTAACGGATGAGGGCCTACTTGCATCTCTGGAAAATAGTCTTTTAGCTCCATAGCCATTCCTTTCATGACGGTCTTTAAACCATTATAACACATGACTCTTTATCACACAGTTCGGTTTGTTGTCAGCACGATTTTGTATTTTCTGCCTTTTTAATCATTAAAGCTAAATAATGGTTATTCATTTTTAGCAAGAACATTCAATCAAATGGCTATTTATCGGAAGATTAATTTAATTTATTGGAAGATTAATTTATGTTTATACTAAAAAAGTATTGTTGCCCTTTTTTCATTATCATGACATTATCATTAAGATATCATTTAAAAACAATCATTAGATTTTTGTTTGTATCTATAAAATTATTATGTTATTCTAATAATGGGGATTGAAACTTAACTTTTAGGAGGTTTCTATGAAAAATTACTTATCTATTGGAGTGATTGCACTGCTGTTTGCATTAACATTTGGAACAGTCAAGTCGGTCCAAGCTATTGCTGGGTATGGATGGCTACCAGACCGTCCACCTATCAATAACAGCCAGTTAGTTGTTAGTATGGCCGGTATCGTTGAAGGTACCGATAAAAAAGTTTTTATAAATTTTTTTGAAATCGATCTAACATCACAACCTGCTCACGGAGGAAAGACAGAGCAGGGCTTAAGTCCAAAATCAAAACCATTTGCTACAGATAATGGCGCAATGCCACATAAACTTGAAAAAGCTGACTTATTAAAAGCTATTCAAAAACAGCTGATCGCTAACGTTCACAGTAACGACGGCTACTTTGAGGTCATTGATTTTGCAAGCGATGCAACCATTACTGATCGAAACGGCAAGGTCTACTTTGCTGACAAAGATGGTTCGGTAACCTTGCCGACCCAACCTGTCCAAGAATTTTTGTTAAAGGGACATGTGCGCGTTAGACCATATAAAGAAAAACCAGTACAAAATCAAGCAAAATCTGTTGATGTAGAATATACTGTACAGTTTACTCCTTTAAACCCTGATGACGATTTCAGACCAGGGCTCAAAGATACTAAGCTATTGAAAACACTAGCTATCGGTGACACCATCACATCTCAAGAATTACTAGCTCAAGCACAAAGCATTTTAAACAAAACCCACCCAGGCTATACGATTTATGAACGTGACTCCTCAATCGTCACTCATGACAATGACATTTTCCGTACGATTTTACCAATGGATCAAGAGTTTACTTACCATGTCAAAAATCGGGAACAAGCTTATGAGATCAATCCTAAAACAGGTATTAAAGAAAAAACGAACAACACTGATCTGGTCTCTGAGAAATATTACGTCCTTAAACAAGGGGAAAAGCCGTATGATCCCTTTGATCGCAGTCACTTGAAACTGTTCACCATCAAATACGTTGATGTCAACACCAACGAATTGCTAAAAAGCGAGCAGCTCTTAACAGCTAGCGAACGTAACTTAGACTTCAGAGATTTATACGATCCTCGTGATAAGGCTAAACTACTCTACAACAATCTCGATGCTTTTGATATCATGAACTATACCTTAACTGGAAAAGTAGAGGATAATCACGATAAGAATAATCGTGTCGTTACAGTTTATATGGGCAAGCGCCCTAAAGGGGCAAAGGGTAGCTATCATTTAGCTTATGATAAAGATCTCTATACCGAAGAAGAACGAAAAGCTTACAGCTACCTGCGTGATACAGGGACACCTATACCTGATAACCCTAAAGACAAATAACCACGATCTTCTAAAATGATGAGATTAACTGACAAAAAAAGCAAGCAACACGCTATCAACAGTTGCTTGCTTTTTTCTAACCTCTTAGTTGTAGAGACTAGTGACATTTCGTGTCTAAAATAATCGTAACTGGTCCATCATTGATGAGACTAACCTGCATATCTGCCCCAAAAACGCCACGCTCAACTGGCACAAACTCTGCCAATTGTTCATTAAAGCTATCATACAACTGACTAGCCAAATCTGGCTTAGCAGCACCAGTAAAGGCAGGACGGTTTCCCTTTTTGGTGTCAGCATAAAGGGTAAATTGCGACACAGATAAGATACTGCCCTTGATGTCTTGGATAGACTGGTTCATCTTGCCATCAGCATCTGAAAAAATGCGCATGTTGACTATTTTTCGCACAGCGTAAGCCAAATCTTCTGCATTATCATCTGGTCCCACACCTACTAACAACAACAACCCTTGATTAATAGCGCCAGCAATTTTCCCATCAATAGAAACAGAGGCCTCTTTGACCCGTTGCAAGACAAGTTTCATGTTTTTATCCTTTCTTAGCCATTGGTCCGCTTCACGCTATAAACATCTGGAACTGCCTTGATTTTTTCGACAACAGTGGTCAGATGCGTCAGATTTGGAATGCCAAAGCTCACGTGAATATTAGCA
The genomic region above belongs to Streptococcus pyogenes and contains:
- the ska gene encoding streptokinase, which produces MKNYLSIGVIALLFALTFGTVKSVQAIAGYGWLPDRPPINNSQLVVSMAGIVEGTDKKVFINFFEIDLTSQPAHGGKTEQGLSPKSKPFATDNGAMPHKLEKADLLKAIQKQLIANVHSNDGYFEVIDFASDATITDRNGKVYFADKDGSVTLPTQPVQEFLLKGHVRVRPYKEKPVQNQAKSVDVEYTVQFTPLNPDDDFRPGLKDTKLLKTLAIGDTITSQELLAQAQSILNKTHPGYTIYERDSSIVTHDNDIFRTILPMDQEFTYHVKNREQAYEINPKTGIKEKTNNTDLVSEKYYVLKQGEKPYDPFDRSHLKLFTIKYVDVNTNELLKSEQLLTASERNLDFRDLYDPRDKAKLLYNNLDAFDIMNYTLTGKVEDNHDKNNRVVTVYMGKRPKGAKGSYHLAYDKDLYTEEERKAYSYLRDTGTPIPDNPKDK
- a CDS encoding ABC transporter ATP-binding protein, with amino-acid sequence MVELNLNHIYKKYPNTTHYAVEDFDLDIKDKEFIVFVGPSGCGKSTTLRMIAGLEDISEGELKIGGEVVNDKSPKDRDIAMVFQNYALYPHMTVYDNMAFGLKLRKYKKDDIDRRVKEAAQILGLTEFLERKPADLSGGQRQRVAMGRAIVRDAKVFLMDEPLSNLDAKLRVSMRAEIAKIHRRIGSTTIYVTHDQTEAMTLADRIVIMSATKNPQGNGTIGKIEQVGSPQELYNLPANKFVAGFIGSPAMNFFEVEVKDGRIVSEDGLDIAIPEGQAKMLEAAGYKGEKVTFGIRPEDISSRQIVHDTYPSATVTAEVLVSELLGSETMLYVKLGQTEFASRVDARDFHSPGEQVSLTFNVAKGHFFDRDTEQAIR
- a CDS encoding helix-turn-helix domain-containing protein, whose product is MELKDYFPEMQVGPHPLGDKDWMSIKEGDQYVHFPKSCLSEKERLLLEVGLGQCEVLQPLGSPWQRYLLDHQGNPPQLYETSQFIYLNHQQALPDDLVELLQQMIAGLEVILPISATQTAFLCRQAISIKVLRWLEDLLPTLESDFGLALTMFVGNAWYQVAAGTLRECFEEECQLLTAYLRQQSGRKLLTFSGLMLWSLLSHHTFLALTRQFHQFLSPQSDMADVVHALWSEHGNLVQTAQRLYIHRNSLQYKLDKFAQQSGLHLKQLDDLAFAHLFLLKY
- the dexB gene encoding glucan 1,6-alpha-glucosidase DexB, whose amino-acid sequence is MKKHWWHKATIYQIYPRSFKDTSGNGIGDLKGITSQLDYLQKLGITAIWLSPVYQSPMDDNGYDISDYEAIADVFGDMADMDELLAAANERGIKIIMDLVVNHTSDEHAWFVEARENPNSPERDYYIWRDEPNNLMSIFSGSAWELDEASGQYYLHLFSKKQPDLNWENAQLRQKIYDMMNFWIAKGIGGFRMDVIDLIGKVPDLEITGNGPRLHDYLKEMNQATFGNHDVMTVGETWGATPEIARQYSRPENKELSMVFQFEHVGLQHKPDAPKWDYAKELDVPALKAIFSKWQTELKLGEGWNSLFWNNHDLPRVLSIWGNDSTYREKSAKALAILLHLMRGTPYIYQGEEIGMTNYPFKDLTEVNDIESLNYAKEAMGNGVSAARVMDSIRKVGRDNARTPMQWSKDTHAGFSEAKETWLPVNPNYQDINVADALADPDSIFYTYQKLIALRKEQDWLVEADYHLLPTADKVFAYQRQLGEETYVIVVNVSDEEQVFATDLAGAQVIIANTDVDTVLETKHLQPWDAFCLKLKA
- the dtd gene encoding D-aminoacyl-tRNA deacylase; translated protein: MKLVLQRVKEASVSIDGKIAGAINQGLLLLVGVGPDDNAEDLAYAVRKIVNMRIFSDADGKMNQSIQDIKGSILSVSQFTLYADTKKGNRPAFTGAAKPDLASQLYDSFNEQLAEFVPVERGVFGADMQVSLINDGPVTIILDTKCH